The genomic region TTTGGATTGCCTCTATACACTGGAGAGGAAGTGCAAAGTCAATTAGGGATAGTAAAAAAATTAAAGAAAAAAGTGAGAGAGGCAGATGCAGTAATTCTAGCTTCCCCTGAATATCATAGTGGGATGAGTGGAGCTTTGAAAAATATGCTCGATTTCTTAAGCAACGAGGAATTTTCACATAAGCCAATAGCTCTACTAGCATGTGCAGGTGGAGGAAAAGGGGGTATCAACTGTTTATCCAATATGCGTACAGTTGCAAGAGGGTTATATGCAAACGTAATTCCTAAACAATTAGTTTTAGACCCAAATTGCTTTGATTATGAGAAGCAGTCTCTTCTCGAAGAACCAGAGAAACTGGCGCACGCACTCGTCCAAGAACTTCAGCTGTATGCAGAGATGACTTTGATGATTAAGAAGAAAAAATTATGAAACCCTAAAGCAAAGGCTTTAGGGTTTTTTATTGCTATATTTTAAGAATGACTTGCTCATCTGGCTGAAAAAACGCAGTTGATTGCATATTTGCATGCTCAATGTAACGCATCAGGCGATAAAAATACCCTTCAACTTTTTGATAGTCCTTAGAGAAATTATAGGCATGCAAGAAATGCTCAATGTGTTTAGAGAGGAGGTTGTCCTTTGTGCGCACCATCAAAATTAATAAATTATCCCATTCTGATCGATGGGTATAGTACAAAGCTCTGTCATAATCCACCTTATCCATTTAACTCCCTCCTTCTGAAGGGTTGATACTATTATGTGTACTAGAAGCAAATTTGAACGTTGTAAAAGTTGGGTACGCTTTGATGAAGGGATTTCCTTGTATTGGTTGAATAAGAAACCGAAACGAATCTGTAGAAGTCCCTTTGAACTAAGCAGATATGATCAAAATCATTGCAT from Bacillus sp. 2205SS5-2 harbors:
- a CDS encoding NADPH-dependent FMN reductase, yielding MTIVIINGTPRKKGRTRIASKFLASKYHLDLIDLADFGLPLYTGEEVQSQLGIVKKLKKKVREADAVILASPEYHSGMSGALKNMLDFLSNEEFSHKPIALLACAGGGKGGINCLSNMRTVARGLYANVIPKQLVLDPNCFDYEKQSLLEEPEKLAHALVQELQLYAEMTLMIKKKKL
- a CDS encoding YhdB family protein, yielding MDKVDYDRALYYTHRSEWDNLLILMVRTKDNLLSKHIEHFLHAYNFSKDYQKVEGYFYRLMRYIEHANMQSTAFFQPDEQVILKI